In Sporosarcina psychrophila, a genomic segment contains:
- a CDS encoding TetR/AcrR family transcriptional regulator — protein MIKKQLIMDKALELFAEQGFEATSVQQITAHCGISKGAFYLSFKSKDELILALIDHFMIQFITSIDYEVNTTKNDEDLLFNFYYTTFDSFHKHSDFGKILIKEQMQSFNEEFILKIRAYDQLMEKVILSMVERLYGEEIEQIKHDLIYCIKGFMKNYSELFLFYNLPLDSKLLAQSLVEKTNILAKHITLPFISNELVQLFKQPMQEETTKEQILEIIEQNIKEIEDSIEKESLILLKQQLLKPTLSPALVKGLLENIRNHPHCKWVAYLLRNYFGF, from the coding sequence ATGATAAAAAAACAACTAATTATGGATAAGGCTTTAGAACTTTTTGCAGAACAAGGTTTTGAAGCTACCTCTGTACAACAGATAACAGCACATTGCGGGATTTCTAAAGGCGCCTTCTACCTATCTTTCAAGTCAAAGGACGAATTGATTTTAGCATTGATTGATCATTTTATGATCCAATTTATAACCAGTATTGACTATGAAGTCAATACCACGAAAAATGATGAAGATTTGTTATTCAATTTTTATTACACGACTTTCGATTCTTTTCATAAGCACTCTGACTTTGGCAAAATTCTTATTAAAGAACAAATGCAATCATTTAACGAAGAGTTCATCTTAAAAATTCGTGCATACGATCAATTGATGGAGAAAGTAATTTTATCGATGGTTGAACGATTATACGGCGAAGAAATTGAACAGATAAAGCACGATTTAATTTACTGCATTAAAGGCTTTATGAAAAACTATTCAGAGTTATTTTTATTCTATAACTTGCCATTAGATTCGAAATTACTTGCTCAATCGCTGGTTGAGAAAACGAATATACTAGCCAAGCATATTACCCTTCCATTTATTTCAAACGAGCTAGTTCAACTGTTTAAACAACCAATGCAGGAAGAAACAACAAAGGAGCAAATCCTTGAAATCATTGAACAAAATATAAAAGAAATTGAGGATTCTATTGAAAAAGAATCGTTAATTCTGCTTAAGCAACAGCTACTTAAACCTACTTTAAGTCCTGCTCTTGTGAAAGGGTTACTCGAAAACATTCGAAATCATCCTCATTGTAAATGGGTGGCTTATTTACTTCGGAATTATTTTGGGTTTTAA
- a CDS encoding ABC transporter ATP-binding protein: MLQLVNVESYYGGIHALKGIDVLVKKGEIVTLIGSNGAGKSTTLKTISGLVKVKTGNIIYNGQEISNKPAHETTLLGIAHVPEGRRIFSKLSVKENLLMGAFSVKNKYVINERMERVFHYFPKLKDRIEQKGGTMSGGEQQMLAIGRALMMEPDLLMLDEPSMGLAPIIVEQIFEIIKELNREGITILLVEQNAYQALQIAHRGYVIQTGEIKLQGNGYDLITNEEVREAYLA; the protein is encoded by the coding sequence ATGCTTCAATTAGTAAATGTTGAATCCTATTATGGTGGTATACATGCCTTAAAGGGTATAGACGTGTTAGTGAAAAAGGGAGAAATTGTAACACTTATAGGTAGTAATGGAGCTGGAAAATCAACCACACTAAAAACCATAAGCGGATTGGTGAAAGTAAAGACTGGCAACATTATATATAATGGACAGGAAATCTCAAACAAGCCTGCCCATGAAACGACTTTATTAGGAATTGCTCATGTTCCCGAAGGTAGAAGGATTTTTTCGAAACTGTCGGTTAAGGAGAATTTGCTAATGGGAGCATTCTCTGTGAAAAATAAATATGTGATTAATGAAAGAATGGAAAGAGTATTTCACTATTTCCCGAAATTAAAAGATCGTATCGAGCAAAAGGGCGGTACGATGAGCGGAGGGGAACAGCAAATGCTTGCCATCGGGAGAGCACTCATGATGGAACCGGATTTATTAATGCTAGACGAACCTTCAATGGGGCTTGCCCCAATAATTGTGGAACAAATTTTTGAAATCATAAAAGAATTAAATCGAGAAGGCATAACCATTTTACTTGTGGAACAAAATGCTTATCAAGCGCTGCAAATTGCGCATAGAGGTTATGTTATTCAAACAGGAGAAATAAAACTTCAAGGAAACGGCTATGATTTGATTACTAATGAAGAAGTCCGCGAAGCGTATTTGGCATAG